The Gouania willdenowi chromosome 20, fGouWil2.1, whole genome shotgun sequence genome window below encodes:
- the LOC114454240 gene encoding E3 ubiquitin-protein ligase RNF31-like isoform X1 has protein sequence MCSPAEMEELRRSAQTLLSSSGLPQSVKAEVQAMADSPLPLSEKFQHLTAENMLRENCVGSTKQEVWESLNRLLKALSILEKYGCNLTSPARPKYWRSVKHNNPVFRATVDAIKGGRNVLYLYGYTSQQIDGLSFPDQVSTPDVEKVSAVTLEVMILRTELDMIIKGIHPHLEHFRGVIPFVIQETAPEEEQQEVTAQATPPSPQPAAPLVSLELHQPPPAASSDSSPVRDCNLCGGTASFLCLSCDGQSFCDACDDLYHRHPCRATHKRSNLQTPKHETCTICGISTVHAQCFTCNQRLCLNCDRLFHSHPERTGHNRTAITPAKTCSPSLSPWKCAHCTTVNELRAVLCRTCERPRLATAVSAARDEPASVTSASSTEWQCKSCTVVNPGSSILCEVCERPRLATRPPVSPAMSSLASLSEPGAKWTCEFCTFVNTRPSTLCQMCDRSCKDPAGASLPPNLKQERPRPQPKPRVHLDLKRQRSMREDGHHLIQQIREAEKRGVSPEEVYAALCMCGGSNVNPCDWLASELPHLLDEICAMAASVHLSHKTGNAEPQSNGDGTEQTVADVKLSRAEAKLAWLAAGGDMDRAVKRLMRDHHTKMMELHSLGFRDTAQCEEALRQSGGETKGALSLLQRPLLEPFHQRIWSGLVEPPVDPNHPDKQRMCRRLLALYDLPSWGRCELALSLLQEPGVSYSLEDVVQAVKESHDRDFIKRLLVNECPCCLGNFPRSKMQSLTSCQCSVCHDCFGQHFTIAVRDKHIREMVCPVCCEPDINDPEQLDSYFSTLDIQLRDCLDPDVYDLFHKKLTEHTLMNDPKFLWCCHCISGFINDGDQLKVTCPSCRKSFCTQCKKPWEPQHQDVSCEQFQQWKRDNDPEYQRQGLAGYLRDNGITCPQCRFQYALTKGGCMHFTCSQCRFQFCSGCNNPFHKTACKTPQCTLNCLHAHHPRDCLFYLRDWEPPRLQELLKKCGVNFNTDPSNDAPNNVCCVMEQKDEGGQQIDSPCGVQTQPGQAGLCEKHYREYLVSLINVHSLDPALIYDADQLIRACERYQVQTQRREAEDDAAFYGRLQKKLMEVPLGDKVPRNKKPDSHGAA, from the exons ATGTGTTCTCCTGCAGAGATGGAGGAGCTAAGGAGGAGCGCCCAGACACTCCTCTCCTCCTCCGGCTTACCGCAGAGCGTGAAGGCCGAAGTCCAGGCGATGGCCGACTCTCCTCTGCCGCTATCGGAGAAGTTTCAGCACCTCACAGCCGAGAACATGCTGAGGGAGAACTGCGTGGGCAGCACCAAGCAGGAG GTGTGGGAGTCTTTAAACCGTCTGCTCAAAGCTTTGAGCATTTTGGAGAAGTACGGCTGTAACCTGACCAGCCCCGCACGGCCCAAATACTGGAGGAGCGTCAAGCACAACAACCCCGTGTTCAGGGCAACGGTGGACGCCATCAAA GGAGGCAGGAACGTCCTGTACCTGTACGGCTACACCAGCCAGCAGATCGACGGCCTCAGCTTCCCAGACCAAGTCTCCACACCGGATGTTGAGAAGGTTTCCGCAGTGACTCTGGAGGTCATGATCCTTCGCACGGAGCTGGACATGATCATCAAG GGCATCCATCCTCACCTAGAACACTTCAGAGGTGTCATCCCATTTGTGATTCAAGAG ACAGCGCCTGAAGAAGAGCAGCAGGAAGTCACAgcacaggccacgcccccttcaCCTCAGCCTGCTGCGCCTCTGGTTTCTCTGGAGCTCCATCAGCCTCCTCCAG CTGCGtcgtcagactcgtctccagtGCGTGATTGTAACTTGTGCGGTGGCACCGCATCTTTTCTCTGTCTGTCCTGCGACGGTCAGTCGTTCTGTGATGCGTGTGACGACCTCTACCACCGTCACCCCTGCAGAGCCACTCACAAGAGGAGCAATTTACAGACGCCTAAACATG AAACCTGCACCATCTGTGGCATTTCCACCGTGCACGCTCAGTGCTTCACCTGTAACCAACGCCTGTGCCTCAACTGTGACCGACTCTTCCACTCTCACCCTGAACGCACAGGTCACAACCGCACGGCCATCACGCCGGCCAAAACCTGCAG CCCGTCTCTCTCACCGTGGAAGTGCGCTCACTGCACCACCGTCAACGAGCTGCGAGCCGTCCTCTGCAGAACCTGCGAGCGTCCTAGACTCGCCACGGCGGTTTCTGCTGCTCGGGATGAACCCGCGTCGGTGACGAGCGCATCCAGCACCG AGTGGCAGTGTAAAAGCTGCACCGTGGTCAATCCTGGCAGCAGCATCCTCTGTGAGGTGTGTGAGCGCCCCCGCCTGGCAACGCGGCCTCCAGTCAGCCCGGCCATGTCCAGCCTTGCATCCTTGAGCGAGCCCGGAGCAAAG TGGACGTGTGAGTTCTGCACCTTCGTCAACACGCGGCCGTCCACGCTGTGCCAAATGTGTGACCGGTCGTGTAAGGACCCTGCAGGAGCTTCTCTGCCTCCGAATCTGAAGCAAGAGAGGCCTCGGCCTCAGCCCAAACCCAGAGTGCACCTAGACCTGAAGAGACAGAGAAGCATGAGGGAGGACGGACACCACCTCATCCAGCAGATTAGG GAGGCGGAGAAGCGCGGTGTCAGCCCGGAAGAGGTTTATGCCGCCCTCTGCATGTGCGGCGGCAGCAACGTTAACCCGTGCGACTGGCTGGCGTCGGAGCTGCCGCACCTGCTGGATGAAATCTGCGCCATGGCCGCGTCAGTCCATCTCAGCCACAAGACTGGGAACGCCGAGCCACAGAGCAACGGTGACGGGACAGAACAGACCGTGGCAGATGTGAAGCTTTCCAGAGCTGAAGCCAAACTGGCCTGGCTGGCAGCGGGTGGAGACATGGACCGGGCCGTCAAACGGCTGATGAGAGACCATCACACCAAG ATGATGGAGCTGCACTCGCTGGGTTTCCGAGACACGGCGCAGTGCGAGGAGGCGCTGCGGCAAAGCGGAGGCGAGACGAAAGGCGCGCTTTCTCTGCtgcagcgccccctgctggagCCATTCCACCAACGCATCTGGAGCGGGCTGGTGGAGCCGCCCGTCGACCCCAATCACCCGGACAAACAG AGGATGTGCCGCCGCCTGCTGGCGCTCTACGACCTGCCCAGCTGGGGGCGCTGTGAGCTGGCACTGTCACTGCTGCAGGAGCCCGGCGTGTCCTACTCTCTAGAGGACGTGGTTCAGGCCGTGAAGGAGTCTCACGATCGAGATTTCATCAAACGCCTGCTGGTCAACGAGTGTCCGTGTTGTCTGGGCAACTTTCCCCGCAGCAAG ATGCAGTCTCTGACCTCCTGTCAGTGCTCCGTGTGTCACGATTGCTTCGGGCAACATTTCACCATCGCCGTGCGAGACAAACACATCAGAGAGATGGTTTGTCCCGTCTGCTGTGAGCCCGACATCAACGACCCCGAGCAGCTGGACTCCTACTTCTCCACGCTGGACATTCAG CTCAGGGACTGCCTGGACCCGGACGTCTACGACCTGTTCCACAAAAAGCTGACGGAGCACACGCTCATGAACGATCCCAAGTTCCTGTGGTGCTGTCAT TGCATCTCCGGGTTCATCAACGATGGGGATCAGCTGAAGGTCACCTGCCCGTCCTGTCGGAAGAGTTTCTGCACTCAGTGCAAGAAGCCG TGGGAGCCTCAGCATCAGGATGTGAGCTGTGAGCAGTTCCAGCAGTGGAAGAGAGACAACGACCCAGAGTACCAGAGACAGGGCCTGGCCGGCTACCTGAGGGACAACGGCATTa CTTGTCCTCAGTGCAGGTTCCAGTACGCTCTGACTAAAGGAGGCTGTATGCACTTCACCTGCTCTCAGTGTAGATTTCAGTTCTGCAGCGGCTGCAACAATCCTTTCCacaag ACTGCGTGTAAGACGCCTCAGTGCACATTAAACTGTCTTCACGCTCACCATCCTCGAGACTGTCTGTTCTACCTCAGAGACTGGGAGCCGCCACGCCTGCAGGAGCTGCTCAAG AAATGCGGCGTGAACTTTAACACGGATCCTTCCAACGACGCTCCTAACA ACGTATGCTGCGTGATGGAGCAGAAAGACGAAGGCGGGCAGCAGATCGACTCTCCCTGTGGGGTCCAAACTCAGCCGGGACAGGCCGGACTCTGCGA GAAGCACTACCGTGAGTACCTGGTGAGCCTGATCAACGTTCACTCTCTGGACCCGGCGCTGATCTACGACGCCGACCAGCTGATCCGAGCCTGCGAGCGCTACCAGGTGCAGACGCAGCGCCGTGAGGCCGAGGACGACGCCGCCTTCTATGGCCGGCTTCAGAAG AAACTGATGGAGGTTCCACTGGGAGACAAAGTTCCCCGAAACAAGAAACCTGATTCACACGGAGCCGCTTGA
- the LOC114454240 gene encoding E3 ubiquitin-protein ligase RNF31-like isoform X2, whose product MEELRRSAQTLLSSSGLPQSVKAEVQAMADSPLPLSEKFQHLTAENMLRENCVGSTKQEVWESLNRLLKALSILEKYGCNLTSPARPKYWRSVKHNNPVFRATVDAIKGGRNVLYLYGYTSQQIDGLSFPDQVSTPDVEKVSAVTLEVMILRTELDMIIKGIHPHLEHFRGVIPFVIQETAPEEEQQEVTAQATPPSPQPAAPLVSLELHQPPPAASSDSSPVRDCNLCGGTASFLCLSCDGQSFCDACDDLYHRHPCRATHKRSNLQTPKHETCTICGISTVHAQCFTCNQRLCLNCDRLFHSHPERTGHNRTAITPAKTCSPSLSPWKCAHCTTVNELRAVLCRTCERPRLATAVSAARDEPASVTSASSTEWQCKSCTVVNPGSSILCEVCERPRLATRPPVSPAMSSLASLSEPGAKWTCEFCTFVNTRPSTLCQMCDRSCKDPAGASLPPNLKQERPRPQPKPRVHLDLKRQRSMREDGHHLIQQIREAEKRGVSPEEVYAALCMCGGSNVNPCDWLASELPHLLDEICAMAASVHLSHKTGNAEPQSNGDGTEQTVADVKLSRAEAKLAWLAAGGDMDRAVKRLMRDHHTKMMELHSLGFRDTAQCEEALRQSGGETKGALSLLQRPLLEPFHQRIWSGLVEPPVDPNHPDKQRMCRRLLALYDLPSWGRCELALSLLQEPGVSYSLEDVVQAVKESHDRDFIKRLLVNECPCCLGNFPRSKMQSLTSCQCSVCHDCFGQHFTIAVRDKHIREMVCPVCCEPDINDPEQLDSYFSTLDIQLRDCLDPDVYDLFHKKLTEHTLMNDPKFLWCCHCISGFINDGDQLKVTCPSCRKSFCTQCKKPWEPQHQDVSCEQFQQWKRDNDPEYQRQGLAGYLRDNGITCPQCRFQYALTKGGCMHFTCSQCRFQFCSGCNNPFHKTACKTPQCTLNCLHAHHPRDCLFYLRDWEPPRLQELLKKCGVNFNTDPSNDAPNNVCCVMEQKDEGGQQIDSPCGVQTQPGQAGLCEKHYREYLVSLINVHSLDPALIYDADQLIRACERYQVQTQRREAEDDAAFYGRLQKKLMEVPLGDKVPRNKKPDSHGAA is encoded by the exons ATGGAGGAGCTAAGGAGGAGCGCCCAGACACTCCTCTCCTCCTCCGGCTTACCGCAGAGCGTGAAGGCCGAAGTCCAGGCGATGGCCGACTCTCCTCTGCCGCTATCGGAGAAGTTTCAGCACCTCACAGCCGAGAACATGCTGAGGGAGAACTGCGTGGGCAGCACCAAGCAGGAG GTGTGGGAGTCTTTAAACCGTCTGCTCAAAGCTTTGAGCATTTTGGAGAAGTACGGCTGTAACCTGACCAGCCCCGCACGGCCCAAATACTGGAGGAGCGTCAAGCACAACAACCCCGTGTTCAGGGCAACGGTGGACGCCATCAAA GGAGGCAGGAACGTCCTGTACCTGTACGGCTACACCAGCCAGCAGATCGACGGCCTCAGCTTCCCAGACCAAGTCTCCACACCGGATGTTGAGAAGGTTTCCGCAGTGACTCTGGAGGTCATGATCCTTCGCACGGAGCTGGACATGATCATCAAG GGCATCCATCCTCACCTAGAACACTTCAGAGGTGTCATCCCATTTGTGATTCAAGAG ACAGCGCCTGAAGAAGAGCAGCAGGAAGTCACAgcacaggccacgcccccttcaCCTCAGCCTGCTGCGCCTCTGGTTTCTCTGGAGCTCCATCAGCCTCCTCCAG CTGCGtcgtcagactcgtctccagtGCGTGATTGTAACTTGTGCGGTGGCACCGCATCTTTTCTCTGTCTGTCCTGCGACGGTCAGTCGTTCTGTGATGCGTGTGACGACCTCTACCACCGTCACCCCTGCAGAGCCACTCACAAGAGGAGCAATTTACAGACGCCTAAACATG AAACCTGCACCATCTGTGGCATTTCCACCGTGCACGCTCAGTGCTTCACCTGTAACCAACGCCTGTGCCTCAACTGTGACCGACTCTTCCACTCTCACCCTGAACGCACAGGTCACAACCGCACGGCCATCACGCCGGCCAAAACCTGCAG CCCGTCTCTCTCACCGTGGAAGTGCGCTCACTGCACCACCGTCAACGAGCTGCGAGCCGTCCTCTGCAGAACCTGCGAGCGTCCTAGACTCGCCACGGCGGTTTCTGCTGCTCGGGATGAACCCGCGTCGGTGACGAGCGCATCCAGCACCG AGTGGCAGTGTAAAAGCTGCACCGTGGTCAATCCTGGCAGCAGCATCCTCTGTGAGGTGTGTGAGCGCCCCCGCCTGGCAACGCGGCCTCCAGTCAGCCCGGCCATGTCCAGCCTTGCATCCTTGAGCGAGCCCGGAGCAAAG TGGACGTGTGAGTTCTGCACCTTCGTCAACACGCGGCCGTCCACGCTGTGCCAAATGTGTGACCGGTCGTGTAAGGACCCTGCAGGAGCTTCTCTGCCTCCGAATCTGAAGCAAGAGAGGCCTCGGCCTCAGCCCAAACCCAGAGTGCACCTAGACCTGAAGAGACAGAGAAGCATGAGGGAGGACGGACACCACCTCATCCAGCAGATTAGG GAGGCGGAGAAGCGCGGTGTCAGCCCGGAAGAGGTTTATGCCGCCCTCTGCATGTGCGGCGGCAGCAACGTTAACCCGTGCGACTGGCTGGCGTCGGAGCTGCCGCACCTGCTGGATGAAATCTGCGCCATGGCCGCGTCAGTCCATCTCAGCCACAAGACTGGGAACGCCGAGCCACAGAGCAACGGTGACGGGACAGAACAGACCGTGGCAGATGTGAAGCTTTCCAGAGCTGAAGCCAAACTGGCCTGGCTGGCAGCGGGTGGAGACATGGACCGGGCCGTCAAACGGCTGATGAGAGACCATCACACCAAG ATGATGGAGCTGCACTCGCTGGGTTTCCGAGACACGGCGCAGTGCGAGGAGGCGCTGCGGCAAAGCGGAGGCGAGACGAAAGGCGCGCTTTCTCTGCtgcagcgccccctgctggagCCATTCCACCAACGCATCTGGAGCGGGCTGGTGGAGCCGCCCGTCGACCCCAATCACCCGGACAAACAG AGGATGTGCCGCCGCCTGCTGGCGCTCTACGACCTGCCCAGCTGGGGGCGCTGTGAGCTGGCACTGTCACTGCTGCAGGAGCCCGGCGTGTCCTACTCTCTAGAGGACGTGGTTCAGGCCGTGAAGGAGTCTCACGATCGAGATTTCATCAAACGCCTGCTGGTCAACGAGTGTCCGTGTTGTCTGGGCAACTTTCCCCGCAGCAAG ATGCAGTCTCTGACCTCCTGTCAGTGCTCCGTGTGTCACGATTGCTTCGGGCAACATTTCACCATCGCCGTGCGAGACAAACACATCAGAGAGATGGTTTGTCCCGTCTGCTGTGAGCCCGACATCAACGACCCCGAGCAGCTGGACTCCTACTTCTCCACGCTGGACATTCAG CTCAGGGACTGCCTGGACCCGGACGTCTACGACCTGTTCCACAAAAAGCTGACGGAGCACACGCTCATGAACGATCCCAAGTTCCTGTGGTGCTGTCAT TGCATCTCCGGGTTCATCAACGATGGGGATCAGCTGAAGGTCACCTGCCCGTCCTGTCGGAAGAGTTTCTGCACTCAGTGCAAGAAGCCG TGGGAGCCTCAGCATCAGGATGTGAGCTGTGAGCAGTTCCAGCAGTGGAAGAGAGACAACGACCCAGAGTACCAGAGACAGGGCCTGGCCGGCTACCTGAGGGACAACGGCATTa CTTGTCCTCAGTGCAGGTTCCAGTACGCTCTGACTAAAGGAGGCTGTATGCACTTCACCTGCTCTCAGTGTAGATTTCAGTTCTGCAGCGGCTGCAACAATCCTTTCCacaag ACTGCGTGTAAGACGCCTCAGTGCACATTAAACTGTCTTCACGCTCACCATCCTCGAGACTGTCTGTTCTACCTCAGAGACTGGGAGCCGCCACGCCTGCAGGAGCTGCTCAAG AAATGCGGCGTGAACTTTAACACGGATCCTTCCAACGACGCTCCTAACA ACGTATGCTGCGTGATGGAGCAGAAAGACGAAGGCGGGCAGCAGATCGACTCTCCCTGTGGGGTCCAAACTCAGCCGGGACAGGCCGGACTCTGCGA GAAGCACTACCGTGAGTACCTGGTGAGCCTGATCAACGTTCACTCTCTGGACCCGGCGCTGATCTACGACGCCGACCAGCTGATCCGAGCCTGCGAGCGCTACCAGGTGCAGACGCAGCGCCGTGAGGCCGAGGACGACGCCGCCTTCTATGGCCGGCTTCAGAAG AAACTGATGGAGGTTCCACTGGGAGACAAAGTTCCCCGAAACAAGAAACCTGATTCACACGGAGCCGCTTGA
- the psme2 gene encoding proteasome activator complex subunit 2 has protein sequence MPKVSTPKISKASAAKVEHFRLSLLQEADVMFSSFIPLKITLLDALLQDEAFSITDTTSLRSPLEIPIPDPPVPEDEEMETDENDEDEKKKKKKAPKCGFIKSNEKILTVVNKVKPEIIALRETILTVSCWIQHLIPKIEDGNDFGVAIQEKILERITAVKTKVDGFQANINKYFSERGDAVAKASKETHVMDYRTLVHEKDEAIYSDLRVIVLDIRGFYTELYDIVSKNLEKVTNPKGEEKPSMY, from the exons ATGCCCAAAGTTTCAACTCCCAAAATAAGCAAAGCTAGCGCTGCAAAG GTTGAACACTTCCGGTTGTCTCTTCTCCAAGAG GCTGATGTGATGTTTTCCAGTTTCATTCCTCTGAAGATCACTCTGCTGGACGCTTTGCTTCAG gatgaAGCTTTCAGCATCACAGACACCACTTCTCTGCGTTCTCCCCTGGAAATCCCAATCCCAGACCCTCCAGTCCCCGAGGACGAG GAGATGGAGACGGACGAGAACGATGAAgacgagaagaagaagaagaagaaag CTCCTAAGTGCGGCTTCATCAAAAGCAACGAAAAGATCCTGACGGTGGTGAACAAAGTGAAGCCGGAGATCATTGCTCTGAGAGAAACGATCCTCACT GTTTCCTGCTGGATTCAGCACCTGATTCCAAAGATCGAGGATGGGAACGACTTCGGAGTGGCCATCCAG GAGAAGATCCTGGAGAGGATCACTGCAGTAAAGACCAAAGTCGATGGTTTCCAGGCCAACATCAACAA GTACTTTTCAGAGAGAGGAGACGCTGTGGCCAAAGCCTCCAAAGAAACTCATGTG ATGGATTACCGTACACTGGTCCATGAGAAGGATGAGGCCATCTACTCCGACCTCAGAGTGATCGTCCTCGACATCCGCGGCTTCTAC ACTGAACTGTACGATATCGTCAGTAAAAATCTGGAGAAGGTGACGAACCCAAAGGGCGAGGAGAAACCGTCCATGTACTGA
- the lsm5 gene encoding U6 snRNA-associated Sm-like protein LSm5 has translation MAATQTTNPSQLLPLELVDKCIGSRIHIVMKTDKEIVGTLLGFDDFVNMVLEDVTEFELTPEGRRITKLDQILLNGNNITMLIPGGEGPDV, from the exons ATGGCAGCGACTCAAACGACGAACCCGTCGCAGCTGCTCCCGCTCG AGCTGGTTGACAAATGTATCGGTTCTCGGATCCACATCGTGATGAAGACGGATAAAGAGATCGTTGGAACTCTGCTCGGCTTCGACGACTTTGTCA ACATGGTGCTGGAGGACGTCACTGAGTT tgaaCTTACACCAGAGGGAAGAAGAATCACCAAACTGGACCAGATCCTGCTGAATGGGAACAACATCACTATG CTCATTCCTGGAGGTGAAGGACCAGACGTGTGA